The Syntrophorhabdaceae bacterium region CCAATTTGGGCTGGTGGGACGTACCGTTAAAGGACGACCTGGAGCGGGAGACGGGTATCGCCGTTATGGTCGAGAATGACGTCAACGCCGCTACCTACGGGGAATGGAAGTTCGGTCTGAGGCAGACGCCCTCCCATGTGCTCGGTGTTTTTGTGGGAACGGGCATAGGCGGAGGCCTTATCCTGGACGGGAGGATCTACAGAGGCTTTTCGAATGTGGGCGGAGAGATCGGCCACATGACGCTCAACCCGGAGGGGTACCGGTGCCATTGCGGCAATAGGGGATGTTTTGAGGCATACTGCGGAGGCTCCTATATCGTCGAAAGGGTAAGGGGCAGGCTCCGCGAGGGCTACAGGGGAAAAGTCTGGGGCCTTACGGGCGGGATGATCGAGCTCCTGAACGCAGGCCATATAGAACAGGCGGCCATGGAGGGAGACGAACTCTGCAATAATCTGTGGGCAGAGGTCGTCGAGTATATGGGCGCCGGCCTCGCGAGCCTCGTGAACATCCTCAACCCGGAGCTCGTGATGTTGGGGGGAGGCGTGATCTTCGGGTCAACAGGTCTCATGGAAGACGCGGCAAAGGCCATGGAGAGACGGGTGATGCCGGCATCCGCGAAGGGCCTTCGTATCGAAAAGGTCAGGCTTGGTGAGGACGCGGCTATTGTGGGCGCCGCCTATATGGAAGAGTGACCGATAAGGGGAGCGGCTCCCGGCCGGGGAAAAGGAATAGGAGAGATAAAAGATGAACACCCAGATATTCCGTGAATATGATATCAGAGGCACTGTTGATCCTGATCTGAGTGATGAGGTAGTGACCGACATAGGAAGGGCATATGCCGCCTATATGAGAGAAAAGGGCAAAAAAACCGTCTCCCTTGCCAGGGACTGCAGACTCAGCTCGGAGCACCTTCGCGACGTCCTCCTTTCCGGGATGATGGAAGGGGGCCTTCACGTAATCGATCTCGGCTTGATTCCCACCGGCCTTTTCTACTTTTCTCTCTTCAATTATGATGTGGACGGCGGGGTCATGATCACGGGAAGCCATAATCCGGGCGATCAAAACGGATTTAAGATTGCCTTCGAAAAAGCCACTATTTTCGGTGAAGAGATACAGAAACTGAAGAAGATCATAGAAGAGAGAAGATTCCTTACGGGTGAAGGCTCCTGCGAAAGATATACAGATCTGGTGAATGATTATTACAGATTTCTGAGAACAAATATTTCACTCAAAAATAGATTCAATATAGTCCTCGATGCGGGAAACGGCACGGCAGGGGTGGTGGCGCTCCCCATACTCAGAGAGATGGGTCAGCAGGTCACCGAGCTTTTTTGCGATATGGACGGACGATTCCCCAACCACCATCCCGACCCCACAGTGGAGAAGAACCTGGTCGATTTGAGGAGGATGGTAGTTGAAAAGAATGCCGACGTCGGCATCGGCTATGACGGCGACGGGGACAGGATCGGGGTAATTGACGAAAAAGGGGGCATAATCTGGGGTGACTACCTCATGATTATCTTTGCCCGGGACATACTGAAGAGGCATAAAGGAGCCACTATCGTGTCGGAGGTGAAGTGCTCCACAAACCTCTTCGATCAGGTCGAAAAGAGCGGCGGCAATCCCATAATGTGGAAGGCGGGCCACTCCCTCATCAAACAGAAGATGAAAGAGACCGGCGCCCTCCTCGGAGGAGAAATGAGCGGTCATGTATTCTTCGGAGAGAGATTTTTCGGTTATGACGACGCGATATACGCGACCCTGAGACTTCTGGAGATCATGGGGAACGACGACAGGCCTTTGTCCGAGTACCTTGCGGACCTCCCTAAAATGTACTCTACTCCCGAGATACGGATCGATTGTCCCGACACGCTGAAGTTTGATGTGGTAAAAAGTCTTACCGAATACTACCGGGAGCGTTATAAGGTGATCGACATCGACGGGGTGAGGGTGATCCTCCAGGGCGGATGGGGGCTGGTCCGGCCATCGAATACGGGACCCATACTCGTGCTGAGATTCGAGGCAACGACCGAAGACGGTCTGAAAAAGATACAAGATATGGTGACGGGCGATCTTACCCGAATCATGGAAGAGCGGAGGGCACACTGAATATTCCGTACCATATAATGAAACCGGCCCGTTACGCGGGTATCGAGCCCCACGCGGTAATGAAGGACCCCGCAGCGGTGACGGTGAGATTCGCCCTGGCCTATCCGGATATTTATGAAGTGGGTATGTCCTACTACGGCCTCTTTCTCCTCTACGAGCTGATGAACAACCGGGAGGATACATGGTGCGAGCGCTGTTTCGCTCCATGGCACGATATGGAGAATTACCTGAGAGAAGGAAACCGTCCCCTCGTCACCCTTGAATCCCATACCCCACTCGCGGTTATGGACGGGATCGGCTTTTCCCTTTCTTATGAGCTCAACGTAACAAATGTGCTCAACATGCTTTCTCTCGCGGGCATCCCCCTGAGGTCGGCCGAGCGTGAAAAGGGACCCATTATCGTGGGCGGCGGCCCGCTCATGCTGAACCCCAGGCCTTTCGAGACTTTTTTCGACATAATAGTCGTGGGGGAAGCGGATCACGCCATTCTCGATATCCTCGATGTACTGAAGGCCATGAAAGGGATGAACAGGAGCGAGATCGTTCGGGAACTGGGTACTATCGAGGGCGTATATGCGCCCCTTTACCCCCGGGCACGGGTGAAGAGGCTCTTCATCGAAAATCTGGATAACGCCTATCACCCTGTGCGGCCGCCCATTCCAGTGGTAGGCAGCATCCACAACAGATTGAATGTCGAGGTATCGAGGGGGTGCGGCAACGGGTGCAGGTTCTGTATGGCCGGGTTCGGCTACAGACCCTATCGCGAGCGTTCTTTTGAAACCGTGGCAGGAATTATTGATCGTGCATTGAGGAAGACCGGTTACGAGGAAGTCTCCCTTCTTTCTCTCAGCTCCGGTGATTATAGCTGTCTTTTTGATGTTATCAACCAC contains the following coding sequences:
- a CDS encoding phosphomannomutase/phosphoglucomutase, with product MNTQIFREYDIRGTVDPDLSDEVVTDIGRAYAAYMREKGKKTVSLARDCRLSSEHLRDVLLSGMMEGGLHVIDLGLIPTGLFYFSLFNYDVDGGVMITGSHNPGDQNGFKIAFEKATIFGEEIQKLKKIIEERRFLTGEGSCERYTDLVNDYYRFLRTNISLKNRFNIVLDAGNGTAGVVALPILREMGQQVTELFCDMDGRFPNHHPDPTVEKNLVDLRRMVVEKNADVGIGYDGDGDRIGVIDEKGGIIWGDYLMIIFARDILKRHKGATIVSEVKCSTNLFDQVEKSGGNPIMWKAGHSLIKQKMKETGALLGGEMSGHVFFGERFFGYDDAIYATLRLLEIMGNDDRPLSEYLADLPKMYSTPEIRIDCPDTLKFDVVKSLTEYYRERYKVIDIDGVRVILQGGWGLVRPSNTGPILVLRFEATTEDGLKKIQDMVTGDLTRIMEERRAH
- a CDS encoding ROK family protein, whose amino-acid sequence is MRIGIDLGGTKIVGGLVDASGNVTGRTKIPTVAGSGYAGVLADLASLVNEVIAKSGISRKAVERIGIASAGQIEKYTQKIVFSPNLGWWDVPLKDDLERETGIAVMVENDVNAATYGEWKFGLRQTPSHVLGVFVGTGIGGGLILDGRIYRGFSNVGGEIGHMTLNPEGYRCHCGNRGCFEAYCGGSYIVERVRGRLREGYRGKVWGLTGGMIELLNAGHIEQAAMEGDELCNNLWAEVVEYMGAGLASLVNILNPELVMLGGGVIFGSTGLMEDAAKAMERRVMPASAKGLRIEKVRLGEDAAIVGAAYMEE